The genomic stretch CATATGTTTTCGGTCAATAGCGCTCGGACTAAGGTCCCGTTAAAGTGAAACCAGGTACAACTTGTGGGCGTGACAAGGCGCAAACCGTTACTCATCAATAAGATTCTATAGTCcaagcatttaaataaaaattacacgACTTACCTATTGGGGATCGGATTATGGACATTCTCGGAACAGCTGCTCTCGCTTGACGGCCGGTAAATCACCGAGGAACTGTCGCTGGAGTTACTGTAGGGGCCGGTAGAGGCGCTGCTCTCCGACAGCGGCTGCTCTTTTGTCACACCAGTAGTACTGGTGTCCTTCTCGCACTTCATCGGTGACACCATGGCCACAGCCGGTTTATGATTGGACAAGGAATGTTGTGACGATTCACGTGATATGCTCGGCGCTTTCGATGCTGGGTGCAGGGGAATGTTAGAAGAGGAGGATTTCGTGGTGCCTattagtcaatatttttaaaaatcctttaaccTGTACGTAAATCAAACTATTACCTTTGACTGCCAGGGTGGGTTTAGGTATTCCGGTGCCATTGCCACTTTGTACAGCACTTGACTTCACCTCCTTATTAAGGGCTGACACTCTGACTTTTGGCTCGGCCAGTTTGCTGCCCGCTAACTGGGATACTTTGGTGGCATGTTTTTCCACCTCCGTGGCCATTTTGGGGCCCccattttggacttttttggcTGGACTGGGACTATTCTTTTGAATCTGGGTCTTAATACTAAGACACAAGACAAAAATAAGGTTATTTAGGTCAAGGGAATCGGTTGAAACTAAAGTACCTAGAGCTATTATTGGCTGGTTTAGTAGTCTGTTTGATTCTGGATATGTTTTTGGGTGGTTTGGGTTCGGGGTTGACATCCAGGGAGGCACTGCTGTCACTTCTTTCGCTTTTAGCTGACGACACCCCCACTGGATGAGCTTGTCCTCTTGCCATTTGTGTTAGCACTAGTTTTCTCATTATTCTAGAATAAATTATCAAGTTTAATTTGGGTGTTTAGTTGAAACTGTTACAATATAGAAGTCATCGGTAAATAGTTTGAACTGCCATGACTGTGGTTTGGgcacacatctcgtgagagtgacAGTGGCAATATTAcacgaaaatttattaatttgaggATCAATCCTCAATGTTCCTTAACAGGTTTTGgctttaataaaacattttattacaaaacgtAATTATTTGCCATATAAGTGAACTATGTACTGCAATGCAAGGACAAGTGTGTGCAGAAATGTAACACTTACAGCTTATAAACCCAGTTTCTTAAGTTTCTAACTATTTATCACCGTTGAAATATTAAAACACtaatttaaacacaaataaagcaagaaaatgccaaaaatggaaaattagtATGACacaacaaatttaaacaaacgGTCACACTGACGTATGTCATTCTGTTCCGTCACTAATGTCATCCATCTGTCATTGCGGATGCGGGTAACAAGAAGGGCGGATATTGACACACCCTCCTACGGTGCACTTGTCTCTTTTGCACGccaaattaatgattttttctcttttttaatatgcagctttttgaaaaaaaaaatactgtaatttaaaagtaaaaaacacccTAAAATGACACTAATTAAAACACTGTTCTGTCCTTGGAGCCTAAGATACAGTCACAGGATACGTACCATTACTATTAGAAGGAAGTTC from Anthonomus grandis grandis unplaced genomic scaffold, icAntGran1.3 ctg00000516.1, whole genome shotgun sequence encodes the following:
- the LOC126749711 gene encoding protein sickie-like, with protein sequence MRKLVLTQMARGQAHPVGVSSAKSERSDSSASLDVNPEPKPPKNISRIKQTTKPANNSSSIKTQIQKNSPSPAKKVQNGGPKMATEVEKHATKVSQLAGSKLAEPKVRVSALNKEVKSSAVQSGNGTGIPKPTLAVKGTTKSSSSNIPLHPASKAPSISRESSQHSLSNHKPAVAMVSPMKCEKDTSTTGVTKEQPLSESSASTGPYSNSSDSSSVIYRPSSESSCSENVHNPIPNRKEPLTFLSEPPHVPHPPLEPLKEAPQEAESPIKSKAVTSPTTQPRLTTTIPNHIRQTIKSKVGEGNVLEKDKNIVSMKHIREQSYVAKQQHHLDDFPDNMASFAMDVKINGAVKEGGGENLSIEPMRPLLRGYCSTLTLPGRQRGGCNRATDGDYCEITLANGYLSESEILRGSNPMDIPDGYLSEGGSVLYARRLQNIPQNNG